A part of Halobaculum sp. MBLA0143 genomic DNA contains:
- a CDS encoding enoyl-CoA hydratase-related protein: protein MNAHPVVAAVADSDVLEASVGERAPGVVDLVIDRPDARNALNTAVREALRDAFDAVGEASAVGEAGAAETDATGDTDATGDTDATGDTDATGDTDATGDTDATGDTEDVRLVVLTGSSEARAFVAGADVTELRERSAVEQRAASEFPRVYETVADCPVPVVARVNGHALGGGCELAQACDLRIARADAKLGQPEIDLGLMPGGGGTQRLPRLVGAGEALRLILTGEVIDADRAAEIGLVEEAVPPAELDDRVTAFAETVAAKSPLAVRRATEAVRAAAQRPLDDGLAHERELFVGLVGSHDGNEGIDAFLEDRDPEWHGE from the coding sequence GTGAACGCCCACCCGGTCGTCGCGGCGGTCGCCGACAGCGACGTGCTGGAGGCGAGCGTCGGCGAGCGTGCTCCGGGTGTCGTGGACCTGGTGATCGACCGCCCGGACGCCCGGAACGCGCTGAACACCGCCGTCAGGGAGGCGCTGAGAGACGCCTTCGACGCCGTCGGGGAGGCGAGCGCCGTCGGAGAGGCGGGGGCCGCCGAGACAGACGCCACTGGCGACACAGACGCCACTGGCGACACAGACGCCACCGGCGACACAGACGCCACCGGCGACACAGACGCCACTGGCGACACAGACGCCACTGGCGACACAGAGGACGTACGATTGGTCGTCCTGACGGGCTCCTCGGAGGCACGGGCGTTCGTCGCCGGCGCGGACGTGACGGAACTGCGCGAGCGGTCGGCGGTCGAACAACGGGCGGCGAGTGAGTTCCCCCGCGTGTACGAGACGGTCGCGGACTGTCCGGTGCCGGTCGTCGCTCGAGTGAACGGCCACGCGCTCGGGGGCGGCTGCGAGCTGGCACAGGCGTGTGACCTCCGGATCGCTCGAGCGGACGCGAAGCTGGGCCAGCCGGAGATCGACCTGGGGCTGATGCCGGGCGGCGGCGGCACCCAACGACTGCCGCGGCTCGTCGGCGCCGGCGAGGCCTTACGGCTGATCCTCACGGGGGAGGTGATCGACGCCGACCGGGCCGCCGAGATCGGGCTCGTGGAGGAGGCCGTGCCGCCGGCGGAGCTGGACGACCGGGTGACGGCGTTCGCGGAGACGGTCGCCGCGAAGAGCCCGCTCGCGGTCCGGCGGGCGACGGAGGCGGTGCGAGCGGCCGCCCAGCGCCCGTTGGACGACGGCCTGGCGCACGAACGGGAGCTGTTCGTCGGCCTAGTCGGCAGTCACGACGGCAACGAGGGGATCGACGCCTTCCTCGAGGACCGCGACCCCGAGTGGCACGGGGAGTAG
- a CDS encoding methyl-accepting chemotaxis protein gives MSLRERYVATLYWSVSALGVDESVERTVLAAVTIQFGVSLAQAGAPLLLPAGPVRLTAQAALLVGAAVAFGNTAILARRNVIAPVERLRTVVESVAAGRVPETTVGDHPDVDPTQPDEIGDLARAVEEMRASLTTVERQAEALADRSFDDPAFDETVPGEFGDALSAMRAELRRYTRELETVVEQFGEAADAARDGDLTARVDPDRVPAGYEALARDFDDLLETLASSLAEADAFADAVATTTDEVRSRADALRETSETAADAAAEIAQAADRQQRELATASEDVSDLSATVEEVAASATDVRQRTAEADELADEGRTAAASAVEELETVTDRTAETAETVAALVEAVEEVDEIASVIEELADRTNLLAINASIEAARADGDGAAGFAVVAQEVQELSEAGRERAGEIRATADELQRRADAAATSVEETRREVTRTVDRVEGALGRFDDLADAVAEIDDGVAEVSAATDEQARVASELAGHVDSVATLAADTAADTETVAATTDEGASAADAVAADAASLSTDADRLSAMFDRFRLPETGDGGTPDASDTPLPTPGD, from the coding sequence GTGAGCCTCCGCGAGCGGTACGTTGCGACGCTGTACTGGTCGGTGTCGGCTCTGGGGGTCGACGAGAGCGTCGAACGAACGGTGTTGGCGGCGGTGACGATCCAGTTCGGGGTGTCGCTCGCGCAGGCCGGGGCACCGTTGCTGCTGCCGGCGGGACCGGTGCGACTGACGGCGCAGGCGGCGTTGCTCGTGGGGGCGGCCGTCGCGTTCGGCAACACGGCGATTCTCGCCCGACGGAACGTGATCGCGCCCGTCGAGCGGCTCCGGACGGTCGTCGAGTCGGTGGCGGCCGGTCGGGTGCCGGAGACGACCGTCGGCGACCACCCGGACGTGGACCCGACACAGCCGGACGAGATCGGCGACCTCGCTCGGGCAGTCGAGGAGATGCGTGCGTCGCTGACGACGGTCGAACGACAGGCGGAGGCGCTCGCGGACCGGTCGTTCGACGACCCGGCGTTCGACGAGACGGTGCCCGGTGAGTTCGGCGACGCGCTGTCGGCGATGCGGGCCGAACTGCGGCGTTACACCCGAGAGTTGGAGACGGTGGTCGAGCAGTTCGGCGAGGCGGCCGACGCCGCGAGAGACGGCGACCTGACCGCCCGGGTGGATCCCGACCGGGTGCCGGCGGGCTACGAGGCGTTGGCGCGGGACTTCGACGACCTGTTGGAGACGCTGGCGTCGTCGCTGGCGGAGGCGGACGCCTTCGCCGACGCGGTGGCGACGACGACCGACGAGGTGAGAAGTCGGGCGGACGCGCTCCGGGAGACGAGCGAGACGGCCGCAGACGCCGCCGCAGAGATCGCGCAGGCGGCCGACAGACAGCAACGGGAGCTAGCGACCGCGAGCGAGGACGTGAGCGACCTGTCGGCGACGGTGGAGGAGGTGGCGGCGTCGGCGACGGACGTACGCCAGCGGACGGCCGAGGCGGACGAGCTCGCCGACGAGGGGCGGACGGCGGCTGCGTCTGCGGTCGAGGAGCTGGAGACGGTGACGGACCGGACGGCAGAGACGGCGGAGACGGTGGCGGCGTTGGTGGAGGCGGTCGAGGAGGTCGACGAGATCGCCTCCGTGATCGAGGAACTGGCCGACCGGACGAACCTGTTGGCGATCAACGCCTCGATCGAGGCGGCGCGCGCGGACGGGGACGGCGCGGCCGGGTTCGCGGTCGTGGCCCAGGAGGTACAGGAGCTGTCGGAGGCGGGCCGCGAACGGGCGGGGGAGATCCGGGCGACGGCCGACGAGCTACAGCGACGGGCGGACGCGGCGGCGACGAGCGTCGAGGAGACCCGACGAGAGGTGACACGGACGGTCGACCGCGTGGAGGGGGCACTGGGCCGGTTCGACGACCTCGCGGACGCGGTCGCGGAGATCGACGACGGGGTGGCGGAGGTGTCGGCCGCGACGGACGAACAGGCCCGGGTCGCCTCCGAACTCGCGGGCCACGTCGACTCCGTGGCGACGCTGGCGGCCGACACCGCCGCCGACACGGAGACGGTCGCGGCGACGACCGACGAGGGGGCGTCTGCGGCCGACGCCGTCGCCGCCGACGCGGCGTCGTTGTCGACAGACGCCGACCGGCTGTCGGCGATGTTCGACCGTTTTCGCCTGCCGGAGACGGGCGACGGCGGCACTCCCGACGCCTCGGACACACCCCTCCCGACGCCCGGCGACTGA
- a CDS encoding 3-hydroxyacyl-CoA dehydrogenase family protein: MDPDDTTVCVLGGGTMGRGIAYACAAAGCDVRLRDVDAGQLDAAEEYLAATTDDAVSRGLLSETEAEAVRDRVQTTTELGSAAADADLAVEAVPEELELKTAVLSEAESHLPADAVVASNTSSLPLTSVAAGLSAPERVVGLHFFNPVHAMDLVEVVLAEQTTPAVREFAESFVTALGKRPVTVTDAPGFATSRLGALQGVEAVRMLETGVADPRDVDEAMERGYGHPVGPIELTDTVGLDVRLDILEHLREELGERFKPPALLRRKVRAGKLGKKTGEGFYVWDEGEIVGVADGVGGRQ, encoded by the coding sequence ATGGACCCTGACGACACGACGGTGTGTGTGCTCGGCGGCGGGACGATGGGCCGGGGGATCGCGTACGCCTGTGCGGCCGCCGGCTGTGACGTTCGGCTCCGGGACGTAGACGCGGGGCAGTTGGACGCCGCCGAGGAGTACCTCGCGGCGACGACGGACGACGCCGTCTCGCGGGGGTTGTTGTCGGAAACGGAGGCGGAAGCCGTCCGCGACCGGGTCCAGACGACGACGGAGCTCGGGTCGGCGGCTGCCGACGCCGACCTGGCGGTGGAGGCGGTGCCGGAGGAGCTGGAGCTGAAGACGGCGGTGTTGTCGGAGGCGGAGTCACACCTCCCGGCCGACGCAGTCGTGGCGTCGAACACGTCGTCGCTGCCGCTGACGAGCGTCGCCGCCGGGCTGTCGGCCCCGGAACGGGTCGTCGGCCTCCACTTCTTCAACCCGGTCCACGCGATGGATCTCGTGGAGGTGGTGCTGGCAGAGCAGACGACCCCGGCCGTTCGGGAGTTCGCGGAGTCGTTCGTGACGGCGCTGGGGAAACGACCGGTGACGGTGACGGACGCTCCGGGGTTCGCCACCTCGCGGCTGGGGGCACTCCAGGGGGTGGAGGCGGTCCGGATGCTGGAGACCGGCGTCGCGGACCCGCGCGACGTAGACGAGGCGATGGAGCGAGGGTACGGCCACCCGGTCGGACCCATCGAACTGACGGACACGGTCGGACTGGACGTGCGCCTGGACATCCTCGAACACCTCCGGGAGGAGCTGGGCGAGCGGTTCAAGCCGCCGGCGTTGCTGCGCCGGAAGGTCCGGGCGGGCAAGCTCGGCAAGAAGACGGGCGAGGGGTTCTACGTCTGGGACGAGGGTGAGATCGTCGGCGTCGCGGACGGCGTCGGGGGGCGACAGTGA
- a CDS encoding FAD-dependent oxidoreductase: protein MTDDADYEVAVVGGGPAGLTAALYTTRLGHDTVVVNRGGGRAAMMTDTHNVIGVTEEVSGVEFLQTAREQVESYGADYRQGFVSRIEQTGADADDETPRFQVTADDEALGADHVVLATGFSDERPDPPLPRTGKGLHWCLHCDAYMFVDEPVWVMGTGEAAAHVAMIMLNFTDDVDLLTRGDEPEWSEETDEQLRSHPVEIVHEDVTGIQKDENGWLRAFEFADDSRREYRGGFPMYGSDYNADLADQLGVERNDDGTIAVDDHGETSVDGVRAVGDIVPGHNQIPVAMGQGAKAGIGIHYEAREFPRSAEEIDEEGPVTEADVPAVSSELMATAIAHEGHAGGPRVEEESDEAEAPADD from the coding sequence ATGACAGACGACGCAGACTACGAGGTCGCGGTCGTGGGCGGCGGCCCCGCGGGGCTGACGGCAGCACTCTACACCACCCGGCTGGGGCACGACACGGTGGTCGTCAACCGCGGCGGCGGCCGCGCGGCGATGATGACGGACACCCACAACGTGATCGGGGTGACCGAGGAGGTCAGCGGCGTGGAGTTCCTCCAGACGGCCCGCGAACAGGTGGAGAGCTACGGCGCGGACTACCGCCAGGGGTTCGTCTCCCGGATCGAACAGACGGGCGCGGACGCGGACGACGAGACCCCCCGCTTCCAGGTGACGGCCGACGACGAGGCGCTCGGAGCGGACCACGTCGTCCTCGCCACCGGCTTCTCCGACGAGCGACCGGACCCGCCGTTGCCCCGGACCGGGAAGGGGCTCCACTGGTGTCTCCACTGTGACGCCTACATGTTCGTCGACGAGCCGGTGTGGGTGATGGGGACCGGCGAGGCCGCCGCTCACGTCGCCATGATCATGCTCAACTTCACGGACGACGTGGACCTGCTCACCCGCGGCGACGAGCCGGAGTGGAGCGAGGAGACGGACGAACAGCTCCGGAGCCACCCCGTCGAGATCGTCCACGAGGACGTGACCGGGATACAGAAAGACGAGAACGGCTGGCTCCGCGCGTTCGAGTTCGCCGACGACAGCCGCCGGGAGTACCGCGGCGGCTTCCCGATGTACGGCTCCGACTACAACGCGGACCTCGCGGACCAACTGGGCGTGGAGCGCAACGACGACGGGACGATCGCCGTCGACGACCACGGGGAGACCAGCGTGGACGGGGTCCGCGCCGTCGGCGACATCGTCCCCGGCCACAACCAGATCCCGGTGGCGATGGGCCAGGGCGCGAAGGCCGGCATCGGCATCCACTACGAGGCCCGCGAGTTCCCCCGCTCGGCCGAGGAGATCGACGAGGAGGGGCCGGTGACGGAGGCGGACGTGCCCGCGGTCTCGTCGGAACTGATGGCGACCGCCATCGCACACGAGGGCCACGCCGGCGGGCCGCGTGTCGAAGAGGAGAGTGACGAGGCGGAGGCGCCCGCGGACGACTGA
- a CDS encoding ATP-binding cassette domain-containing protein encodes MIRVEGLRKVYDGFVAVDDSSFAVEPGEIFGIVGPNGAGKTTTLKSVAGLLEPTAGTVRLAGAPADEPSTRSDLGFLPEESPLYEDMTALSYLRFFADLYDVPREVADERIGEALDELELEHRERRLGDVSKGMRRKVAIARSLVNDPSVLVYDEPASGLDPLTTNYVLEFTRELADRGKTVLFSAHNLYHVESICDRVAIMNEGRIVARGTVPEIRAEYGDTTYRVFTSQPTAETEPDGDRHVAELPDMTAVDTLRERVEADGGRVLDIRTEEPSLEEIFLDVAGQPMPGSRRVGPDGPTDDSASDDTEPETEEPPRSGADD; translated from the coding sequence ATGATCCGCGTCGAGGGGCTGCGGAAGGTGTACGACGGGTTCGTCGCCGTCGACGACAGCAGCTTCGCGGTCGAGCCGGGGGAGATCTTCGGGATCGTCGGCCCGAACGGGGCCGGGAAGACGACCACACTGAAGAGCGTCGCCGGACTGCTGGAGCCGACGGCCGGGACGGTTCGGCTGGCGGGTGCGCCGGCCGACGAGCCGTCGACACGGTCGGACCTGGGGTTCCTCCCGGAGGAGTCGCCGTTGTACGAGGACATGACGGCGTTGTCGTACCTCCGTTTCTTCGCCGACCTGTACGACGTGCCCCGAGAGGTCGCGGACGAGCGGATCGGCGAGGCGTTGGACGAACTGGAGTTGGAGCACCGGGAACGACGGCTGGGTGACGTGTCGAAGGGGATGCGTCGGAAGGTGGCGATCGCCCGGTCGCTGGTCAACGACCCGTCCGTGCTCGTGTACGACGAGCCCGCCTCCGGGCTGGACCCGCTGACGACGAACTACGTGTTGGAGTTCACCCGCGAACTGGCGGACCGGGGCAAGACCGTGTTGTTCTCGGCACACAACCTGTACCACGTCGAGTCGATCTGTGACCGGGTGGCGATCATGAACGAGGGACGGATCGTCGCCCGCGGGACGGTCCCGGAGATCCGGGCGGAGTACGGCGACACCACATACCGGGTGTTCACCTCGCAGCCGACGGCAGAGACGGAGCCGGACGGCGACCGGCACGTCGCGGAGCTCCCGGACATGACCGCCGTCGACACACTGCGCGAACGGGTGGAGGCGGACGGCGGCCGTGTGCTCGACATCCGGACGGAGGAGCCGTCGCTGGAGGAGATCTTCCTCGACGTCGCCGGCCAGCCGATGCCCGGGAGCCGGCGCGTCGGCCCGGACGGCCCGACCGACGACTCGGCGTCGGACGACACCGAGCCGGAGACCGAGGAGCCGCCTCGGTCCGGCGCGGACGACTGA
- the pyk gene encoding pyruvate kinase — protein sequence MRRAKIVCTLGPASDDRETVRALAEAGMSVARLNASHGTTDDRASLVETIRAVDDAASRPLAAMLDLQGPEIRTAEIESPIHLETGSEIRYREGDTATPETVGLSYPVDAAEPGDRILLDDGRIETTVTAVDGDEVWATVDSGGELDSRKGVNLPGVDLDVSPVTESDEAELDVAAETDVDFVAASFVRDASDVYAVRDALEARGSGDVPVVAKIERRGAVENLEGIVEAAYGVMVARGDLGVECPLEDVPVIQKRIIRTCVESGTPVITATEMLDSMVAARRPTRAEASDVANAVLDGTDAVMLSGETAVGDHPVRVVETMDRIVRRVEDSDGYAETREERVPVADDDSRTEALARSARFLARDTDAAAVVAASESGYTARKTAKFRPGVPVVATTPDDHVRRQLALSWGVRPVSSGYSQSVEEIMDDAVDAALAAGVADSGDTLVVLSGMMTELEGNTTNTLKVHVAAETIATGRHVTGGRVCGPLVRLEDGDLSGFPDGAVAYLPATFDDEFHGDTGKFAGIVDARAGTTGYPAIVAREREVPMVSGAPVPGRIDDEALVTLDAERGVVYEGDVLRHARSR from the coding sequence ATGCGACGAGCGAAGATAGTCTGTACGCTCGGGCCGGCCTCCGACGACCGGGAGACGGTGCGAGCGCTCGCCGAGGCGGGAATGTCCGTCGCCAGGCTCAACGCGAGCCACGGGACGACCGACGACCGCGCGAGTTTAGTCGAGACGATTCGGGCAGTAGACGACGCCGCGAGCCGGCCGTTGGCGGCGATGTTGGACCTCCAGGGTCCGGAGATCCGCACCGCCGAGATCGAGTCGCCGATCCACCTGGAGACGGGGTCGGAGATACGCTACCGAGAGGGTGACACCGCCACGCCGGAGACGGTCGGGCTGTCGTACCCGGTGGACGCCGCCGAGCCGGGCGACCGCATCCTGTTGGACGACGGTCGGATCGAGACGACCGTCACGGCCGTCGACGGGGACGAGGTCTGGGCGACCGTCGACTCCGGCGGTGAGCTCGACTCCCGGAAGGGGGTGAACCTCCCGGGGGTCGATCTCGACGTGAGCCCGGTGACGGAGAGTGACGAGGCGGAGCTCGACGTGGCCGCCGAGACGGACGTGGACTTCGTCGCCGCGTCGTTCGTCCGGGACGCGAGCGACGTGTACGCCGTCCGAGACGCCCTGGAGGCGCGTGGGTCCGGGGACGTACCGGTCGTCGCCAAGATCGAGCGTCGGGGCGCCGTCGAGAACTTAGAGGGGATCGTCGAAGCGGCCTACGGCGTGATGGTCGCCCGGGGTGACCTCGGGGTGGAGTGCCCGTTGGAGGACGTGCCCGTGATCCAGAAACGGATCATCCGGACGTGTGTCGAGTCGGGGACGCCCGTCATCACCGCGACAGAGATGCTGGACTCGATGGTGGCGGCCCGTCGGCCGACGCGTGCGGAGGCGTCCGACGTCGCCAACGCCGTGCTGGACGGCACGGACGCGGTCATGCTGTCGGGCGAGACGGCCGTCGGCGATCACCCCGTGCGAGTGGTAGAGACGATGGACCGGATCGTCCGACGCGTCGAGGACAGTGACGGCTACGCGGAGACCCGTGAGGAACGGGTACCCGTCGCCGACGACGACTCTCGGACGGAGGCGCTGGCCCGCTCTGCGCGGTTCCTCGCCCGGGACACGGACGCGGCCGCGGTGGTGGCCGCCTCCGAGTCGGGCTACACCGCCCGCAAGACCGCGAAGTTCCGGCCGGGCGTCCCGGTGGTCGCCACGACGCCCGACGACCACGTCCGTCGACAGCTCGCGCTCTCGTGGGGGGTCCGGCCGGTGTCGTCCGGCTACTCCCAGAGCGTCGAGGAGATAATGGACGACGCTGTCGACGCCGCTCTGGCGGCCGGCGTCGCCGACTCCGGCGACACGCTGGTCGTGCTCTCGGGGATGATGACGGAGTTGGAGGGCAACACGACGAACACGCTGAAGGTCCACGTCGCCGCCGAGACGATCGCCACCGGCCGGCACGTCACCGGAGGCCGGGTGTGTGGCCCGCTCGTCCGACTCGAGGACGGGGACCTCTCCGGGTTCCCCGACGGCGCCGTCGCCTACCTCCCGGCGACGTTCGACGACGAGTTCCACGGCGACACCGGGAAGTTCGCCGGCATCGTCGACGCCCGCGCCGGCACGACCGGCTACCCCGCGATCGTCGCCCGCGAACGGGAGGTGCCGATGGTGTCGGGGGCTCCCGTCCCCGGCCGGATCGACGACGAGGCGCTGGTCACGCTGGACGCCGAACGGGGCGTCGTCTACGAGGGTGACGTGCTGCGTCACGCCCGGAGCCGGTAG